One genomic window of Saccopteryx bilineata isolate mSacBil1 chromosome 4, mSacBil1_pri_phased_curated, whole genome shotgun sequence includes the following:
- the YAE1 gene encoding protein YAE1 homolog: MTWVQAASLGPGGEEAGDVFDEEADESLLVQREWRSHMQRRVKEGYRDGVEAGKADTLQQGFNQGYKEGAEVIINYGQLRGTLSALLSWCHLHDNSSSLISKINNLLDAVGQCEEYVLKHLKAITPQPHLVDLLDSIQDMELHHVVPAEKKTDEAEDKRLCENDAELNKNCAKSHSGVDCSSLECCGTQGYAHSENPSITWILEQTASLVKQLGLSVDIFQHLKQL, encoded by the exons ATGACGTGGGTTCAAGCAGCATCTTTGGGACCTGGTGGTGAAGAGGCCGGGGACGTGTTTGACGAGGAAGCGGATGAGTCGCTCCTGGTGCAGCGGGAATGGCGAAGCCACATGCAGAGACGAGTCAAG gAAGGCTATAGAGATGGAGTAGAGGCTGGCAAAGCAGATACTCTTCAACAGGGCTTCAATCAAGGTTATAAAGAAGGTGCAGAAGTCATTATAAACTATGGACAACTCAGAGGAACTttgag tgCTTTGCTCTCCTGGTGTCACCTTCATGATAATAGTTCGTCTTtgatcagtaaaataaataatcttcTGGACGCAGTTGGCCAGTGTGAAGAGTATGTGCTCAAACATCTGAAAGCAATCACCCCACAGCCCCATCTTGTAGATTTATTGGACTCCATTCAGGATATGGAACTTCATCATGTAGTTCCAGCTGAGAAAAAGACTGATGAAGCTGAAGATAAAAGGCTCTGTGAAAATGATGCTGAGCTTAACAAAAATTGTGCAAAGAGTCATAGTGGGGTAGATTGTTCATCTTTAGAATGCTGTGGAACACAGGGGTATGCACATTCTGAAAACCCAAGCATCACTTGGATTTTAGAACAGACAGCCAGTTTAGTAAAACAGCTGGGACTATCAGTAGACATATTTCAGCACCTCAAACAACTAtga